The Macrobrachium nipponense isolate FS-2020 chromosome 19, ASM1510439v2, whole genome shotgun sequence genome contains a region encoding:
- the LOC135212108 gene encoding proline-rich proteoglycan 2-like, translating to MAGATCLSRDKWRALPAHPESSGGPCPPIPGHVLGASRLSRDTWRAPPALPGTRGGPCPPLPGHMAVAACPSLDTWRASPSRPRTRCICRPPIPGHLVGPAHPPVPGQVVRECVRGGPSEWVPMAPPPPRRTSPSPPGPPRFLGSRSVPIGRVARCPSPASPRMRGGPASGPLVPGQWRAVPPPIRDTWRASPAHPGTRGGPCPPAHPGTHGGPRLPVLECMANPAHPSWDAWRALPACRGTRGRPHLPIPGHVAGPACSSWDAWRAPPTRPGMHGGPFPPVQGRMAGLAHPSPDTWQGLPVRPGTRSESRPPVLGHVAGPARLSRDMWWASPVCPVIDNTSAYS from the coding sequence ATGGCAGGAGCcacctgcctgtcccgggacaagtggcgggccttgcccgcccatcccgaatcaagtggcgggccttgcccgcccatcccgggacacgtgttGGGCGCctcccgcctgtcccgggacacgtggcgggcaccacccgcccttcccgggacacgtggtgggccttgcccgcccctcccgggacacatggcagtAGCCGCCTGCCCATCCCTGGACACGTGGAGGGCCTCGCCctcccgtcccaggacacgttgCATCtgccgcccgcccatcccgggacacttgGTGGGCCCTgcccacccgcccgtcccggggcaaGTGGTGCGGGAGTGCGTGCGAGGTGGCCCAAGTGAGTGGGTGCCCAtggccccgccccccccccgccgcacgtccccctccccccccggccCGCCTCGGTTCCTCGGATCCCGGTCCGTTCCCATTGGACGCGTAGCTAGGTGCCCCAGCCCCGCCTCTCCCAGGATGCGTGGGGGCCCCGCCTCCGGGCCCCTCGTACCGGGACAGTGGCGGGCCGTCCCGCCGCCCatccgggacacgtggcgggcctcgcccgcccatcccgggacacgtggcgggccctgcccgcccgcccatcctgggacgcATGGCGGGCCCCGCCTGCCCGTCCTGGAATGCATGGCGAACcccgcccacccgtcctgggacgcgTGGCGAGCCCTGCCCGCCTGTCGCGGGACGCGTGGCAGGCCCcacctgcccatcccaggacacgtggctgGCCCCGCCTGCTCATCCTGGGACGCGTGGCGAGCCCCGCCCACCCGTCCAGGGATGCATGGCGGGCCCTTCCCTCCCGTCCAAGGACGcatggcaggcctcgcccacccatcccCGGACACATGGCAGGGCCTGCCCGTCCGTCCTGGGACGCGCAGCGAGTcccgcccacccgtcctgggacatgtggcgggtcccgcccgcctgtcccgggatatgtggtgggcctcgcccgtcTGTCCAGTCATAGACAACACCTCTGCTTATTCTTAG